Sequence from the Mycobacteriales bacterium genome:
CGGCCACCTACCTCGACCAGCTCATGCGGGTCCTCGACCCGGACCGCATCGAGGTACGGCGCAACAGCGAGTGGCTGGCCGGCATGACCCTGGCCGATGTCGTCAGGGAGACGGCGGTGCTCACCGTGGCGCAGCTGCTCGAGCGGGACGACTTCGCCAAGCGCTTCGCCGCGCATCAGCCGATCTCGCTGTCGGAGTTCCTCTACCCGTTCCTGCAGGGTTACGACTCGGTGGCCATCGAGGCCGACATCGAGCTCGGCGGCACCGATCAGACCTACAACCTGCTCGTCGGCCGGGACCTGCAGCGGGCCCACGGCCAGGTGCAGCAGGTGGTGCTGACCCTGCCCCTGCTCGAGGGTCTCGACGGCGTGCAGAAGATGAGCAAGTCCCTCGGTAACTACGTCGCGATCGCCGAGCCGGCGGCCGAACAGTTCGGCAAGCTCATGTCGATCCCCGACCCGCTGGTCGCGCGCTACGCGACCCTCGCGACCGACCTCGGCCCGGACGAGGTGGCCGGGATCGAGCGGGCGATCGCCCAGGGCGGCTCCGGGGCGAACGCCGCCAAACGGCAGGTCGCCCGGGCCATCGTCGCGCTCTACCACCCCGACCCGGCCGCGGAGCAGGCCGAGGCCGCGTTCAACCAGGTGTTCCAGCGGCGGGAGATCCCGACCGACGTACCCGAGGTCCGGCTGCCCGACGGCGACCCGGTGCACCTGCCCGCCGTCCTCCGTGCGGCCGGCCTGGTGCCCTCGACGTCGCAGGCCCGGCGCCAGCTGGCGGACGGCGCAGTGCGCGTCGACGGGACCCGGCTGGGACCCGACACCCTCGACCTGCCCCGGGCCGACCTGGTCGGGCGCGTGGTGCAGGTGGGTCGCCGGCACGCGGCCCGGCTGATCGACTGAACAAAGCCCGACTATGCCCGCGCGTCAGCCTGCGAACCGACGGCGCAGACCGCCCTCCAGCCCGGATTTGACTGGCGCGGCCGGAGACCGTAATGTTCCCTTCGTCGCCAGGAACGGCACTCGGAGCACCTGCGAGAAAGCGTTCAGGCGGCAGGCAGTAGCCTGATGGCATCCGTGCCATGGTGGTCGATCGCTACCAATATGGATCGTCTGGGCCGGGTTTGACACCCTGAGCCCGAACCCTTAGGCTGAAACAGTTGCCCCGGAGACCGCCGAAAGGCTGTTGATGGTGCGCGTCCGTCCCTTGAGAACTCAACAGCGTGCCGAAAGTTAGTGCCAGCACAACAACTCCGTCATAGGGGTGATCGGACACCGTCCGGCCGCTCTTACTGATGGTTCCTTTGAAATGCCGGCGAGCAGATCGTTGCTCGGCGGTGCAGATCATGCTGCTCATCGAGCAGCACTTCGTGTGTCACTTCTCCGTCCACTCGGGTTTCTGGGTGGCGGTTAAGTCATAGACATCTACGGAGAGTTTGATCCTGGCTCAGGACGAACGCTGGCGGCGTGCTTAACACATGCAAGTCGAGCGAGGCCCCTCTTTCGGGAGGGTGCCCTAGCGGCGAACGGGTGAGTAACACGTGGGCAACCTGCCCTCAGCTCTGGGATAACTCCGGGAAACCGGGGCTAATACCGGTTACGACCACAGGTGGCATCACCTTGTGGTGGAAAGATTTATCGGCTGAGGATGGGCCCGCGGCCTATCAGCTTGTTGGTGAGGTAGTGGCCCACCAAGGCAACGACGGGTAGCCGGCCTGAGAGGGCGACCGGCCACACTGGGACTGAGACACGGCCCAGACTCCTACGGGAGGCAGCAGTGGGGAATATTGCGCAATGGGCGAAAGCCTGACGCAGCG
This genomic interval carries:
- the tyrS gene encoding tyrosine--tRNA ligase, giving the protein MSDPSALPSHLEEAHRRLAAGAAQILPEGGLAEKLAAADRAGRPLRVKHGIDPSGTELTIGHAVVLRKLRQFQDLGHLVVLVVGDFTGMVGDPSGQSITRRQLTAAQTEANSATYLDQLMRVLDPDRIEVRRNSEWLAGMTLADVVRETAVLTVAQLLERDDFAKRFAAHQPISLSEFLYPFLQGYDSVAIEADIELGGTDQTYNLLVGRDLQRAHGQVQQVVLTLPLLEGLDGVQKMSKSLGNYVAIAEPAAEQFGKLMSIPDPLVARYATLATDLGPDEVAGIERAIAQGGSGANAAKRQVARAIVALYHPDPAAEQAEAAFNQVFQRREIPTDVPEVRLPDGDPVHLPAVLRAAGLVPSTSQARRQLADGAVRVDGTRLGPDTLDLPRADLVGRVVQVGRRHAARLID